In Kineococcus rhizosphaerae, the following proteins share a genomic window:
- a CDS encoding ABC transporter ATP-binding protein, protein MSDQLVVEDLSVNYGRIEAIRNVSFSVPQGAIATLIGANGAGKTTTLKTVSGLRTVRTGSIVFEGEDITKVPSHKLVAKGLCQAPEGRGTFVGMTVEENLDMGAYTRKDRRTAAYKQDLERVFTLFPRLLERRSQFAGTMSGGEQQMLAIGRALMSRPRVLLLDEPSMGLAPKLIQQIFSIIVEINQQGTTVLLVEQNAAQALRISDVAYVLETGTVVRSGTGAELASDDSIRAAYLGGDV, encoded by the coding sequence GTGAGCGACCAACTCGTCGTGGAGGACCTCAGCGTCAACTACGGGCGCATCGAGGCCATCCGCAACGTCTCGTTCTCCGTGCCGCAGGGCGCTATCGCCACGCTCATCGGCGCCAACGGCGCGGGCAAGACGACGACCCTGAAGACCGTCTCGGGCCTGCGCACCGTGCGCACCGGCTCGATCGTGTTCGAGGGTGAGGACATCACCAAGGTCCCCTCGCACAAGCTCGTCGCCAAGGGGCTGTGCCAGGCCCCCGAGGGCCGCGGGACGTTCGTCGGGATGACCGTCGAGGAGAACCTCGACATGGGCGCCTACACGCGCAAGGACCGGCGCACGGCGGCGTACAAGCAGGACCTCGAGCGCGTCTTCACGCTGTTCCCGCGGCTGCTGGAACGACGCTCGCAGTTCGCCGGGACGATGTCCGGCGGCGAGCAGCAGATGCTGGCCATCGGGCGCGCGCTCATGTCCCGCCCGCGGGTGCTGCTGCTGGACGAGCCGTCCATGGGGCTGGCCCCCAAGCTCATCCAGCAGATCTTCTCGATCATCGTGGAGATCAACCAGCAGGGGACCACGGTCCTGCTGGTGGAGCAGAACGCCGCGCAGGCCCTGCGCATCTCCGACGTCGCGTACGTGCTGGAGACCGGGACCGTCGTGCGGTCGGGGACCGGCGCCGAGCTCGCCTCCGACGACTCGATCCGCGCCGCCTACCTCGGCGGGGACGTCTAG
- a CDS encoding GNAT family N-acetyltransferase produces the protein MARPAVEVRDAGTTDVDVLMELYASARFDQAQLRASVDNVRAKLLRSLQNGDVRVLIAHLGSEPAGYALITTTPLLPLGNCAGPSIEHLHVVPHLRRRGVGRALLRKAVHVAESEGAEQIACTVLPGDRDYTRYLARLGFAPVVVRRAAPLAVLRRRLFDGPDSAAHATDVVARRRSLRARLARAGDTLGVPTAS, from the coding sequence GTGGCACGACCCGCAGTGGAGGTCCGCGACGCCGGCACCACCGACGTCGACGTCCTCATGGAGCTGTACGCCTCCGCCCGCTTCGACCAGGCCCAGCTGCGCGCCTCCGTCGACAACGTCCGGGCCAAGCTCCTGCGCTCCCTGCAGAACGGCGACGTGCGCGTCCTCATCGCGCACCTGGGCAGCGAACCCGCCGGCTACGCCCTCATCACCACCACCCCGCTGCTGCCGCTGGGCAACTGCGCCGGCCCCAGCATCGAGCACCTGCACGTCGTGCCCCACCTGCGCCGGCGCGGGGTCGGCCGGGCCCTGCTGCGCAAGGCCGTCCACGTGGCCGAGAGCGAGGGGGCCGAGCAGATCGCCTGCACCGTCCTGCCGGGCGACCGCGACTACACCCGCTACCTGGCCCGCCTCGGCTTCGCCCCCGTCGTCGTGCGCCGCGCCGCGCCGCTGGCGGTGCTGCGGCGCAGGCTCTTCGACGGGCCCGACAGCGCCGCGCACGCCACCGACGTCGTCGCCCGCCGGCGGTCCCTGCGGGCCCGGTTGGCCCGCGCCGGCGACACCCTGGGCGTGCCGACCGCCAGCTGA
- a CDS encoding branched-chain amino acid ABC transporter permease, which translates to MNLTFTGLVVGAIYALFALGYTLVYGVLRLINFAHSEVFMWGSFGAVWAMTLLGARTGMSWPAAIGLLLVALVAAMAVSGGVALVVERIAYRRLREKNAPPLVALISAIGASFMLSEIMGLRDRIAGWLNLDTVLAPYVRQARENTAFVNPLPNVQVLEVAGFQIRSNQLIVLVAAILMMVALDQFVSRSRLGRGVRAVSQNPEAAALMGVNQKRVVQLTFFIGGLMAGAAALLYLVHIGVTRYNVGFVLGIKAFTAAVLGGIGNIRGALVGGLVLGLVENYATLLGLASSWKDVVSFLLLVVVLLFRPTGILGESLGKARA; encoded by the coding sequence TTGAACCTGACCTTCACGGGTCTGGTGGTCGGCGCGATCTACGCCCTGTTCGCCCTCGGCTACACCCTCGTCTACGGCGTCCTCCGCCTCATCAACTTCGCGCACTCCGAAGTCTTCATGTGGGGCAGCTTCGGGGCGGTCTGGGCGATGACGCTGCTCGGCGCGCGCACGGGCATGAGCTGGCCGGCCGCCATCGGGCTGCTGCTGGTGGCCCTGGTCGCGGCGATGGCCGTCAGCGGCGGCGTGGCCCTCGTCGTGGAGCGCATCGCCTACCGCCGGTTGCGGGAGAAGAACGCCCCGCCGCTGGTCGCCCTCATCTCCGCCATCGGCGCGTCCTTCATGCTCTCCGAGATCATGGGTCTGCGGGACCGGATCGCCGGCTGGCTCAACCTGGACACCGTGCTGGCGCCCTACGTCCGCCAGGCCCGGGAGAACACCGCGTTCGTCAACCCGCTGCCGAACGTCCAGGTGCTGGAGGTCGCCGGGTTCCAGATCCGCAGCAACCAGCTCATCGTGCTCGTCGCCGCGATCCTCATGATGGTCGCCCTGGACCAGTTCGTCAGCCGCTCCCGGCTGGGTCGAGGGGTGCGGGCCGTGTCCCAGAACCCCGAGGCGGCCGCCCTCATGGGCGTGAACCAGAAGCGCGTCGTCCAGCTCACCTTCTTCATCGGCGGCCTGATGGCCGGCGCCGCGGCTCTGCTGTACCTCGTCCACATCGGGGTGACCCGCTACAACGTGGGCTTCGTCCTGGGCATCAAGGCCTTCACGGCCGCGGTCCTGGGCGGCATCGGCAACATCCGGGGTGCCCTCGTGGGTGGTCTGGTCCTCGGTCTGGTCGAGAACTACGCGACGTTGCTCGGGCTCGCCTCGTCCTGGAAGGACGTCGTGTCGTTCCTGCTGCTCGTCGTCGTCCTGCTGTTCCGGCCCACCGGCATCCTCGGTGAGTCCCTCGGGAAGGCCCGCGCATGA
- a CDS encoding ABC transporter ATP-binding protein, whose translation MEDSPVAAPREFGPPLLRMEGVTLRFGGVVALNDVSFDIREGEILGLIGPNGAGKTTCFNALTGVYQPTEGRVVFDDQPLGKRKRYQINRLGIARTFQNIRLFGNMTARENVLVGADSHHRSGVLNSLFRLPRHRRETREGHALADELLDMMDLGHRADDLARNLSYGEQRRLEIARALATRPKLLCLDEPAAGFNPVEKQRLMDLIRKVRDLGNTVLLIEHDMRLVMGVTDRIVVLEFGKKIAEGLPADIRNDPAVIAAYLGVEDDQLSEGDENL comes from the coding sequence ATGGAGGACAGCCCGGTGGCCGCACCACGGGAGTTCGGTCCGCCGCTGCTGCGGATGGAGGGTGTCACGCTGCGGTTCGGGGGTGTCGTCGCCCTCAACGACGTCTCCTTCGACATCCGCGAGGGTGAGATCCTGGGGCTCATCGGCCCGAACGGAGCCGGGAAGACCACGTGCTTCAACGCCCTCACCGGGGTCTACCAACCGACCGAGGGGCGCGTCGTCTTCGACGACCAGCCGCTGGGCAAGCGCAAGCGGTACCAGATCAACCGCCTGGGGATCGCCCGCACGTTCCAGAACATCCGACTGTTCGGGAACATGACGGCCCGCGAGAACGTGCTGGTGGGGGCCGACTCCCACCACCGCTCGGGGGTGCTGAACTCCCTGTTCCGGCTGCCCCGGCACCGGCGGGAGACCCGCGAGGGGCACGCCCTGGCCGACGAGCTGCTCGACATGATGGACCTCGGTCACCGCGCGGACGACCTGGCCCGCAACCTGTCCTACGGCGAGCAGCGCCGCCTCGAGATCGCCCGCGCGCTGGCGACGAGACCCAAGCTGCTGTGCCTGGACGAACCGGCCGCGGGGTTCAACCCGGTCGAGAAGCAGCGGCTCATGGACCTCATCCGCAAGGTCCGCGACCTCGGCAACACCGTCCTGCTCATCGAGCACGACATGCGCCTGGTCATGGGGGTCACCGACCGGATCGTCGTGCTGGAGTTCGGCAAGAAGATCGCCGAGGGTCTGCCCGCCGACATCCGCAACGACCCGGCCGTCATCGCCGCCTACCTGGGCGTCGAGGACGACCAGCTGTCCGAGGGGGACGAGAACCTGTGA
- a CDS encoding branched-chain amino acid ABC transporter permease, with product MSTATTPAKPTFAERWTALPKPVQIVVWTLIALFFFVLPLLNLPIISTEDAEFGAVLATVANYALVALGLNIVLGYAGLLDLGYVGFYAIGAYTVGVFGSLHGQVPWFVLIVMAVTISTASGLLLGAPTLRVRGDYLAIVTLGFGEIIRLTALNTEWLNGARGITGIPRPPSRELFGVPSLVWDGAVAKVDLGQGARSIFLKFGLLDAVPYYWLALIVIILVLIADRLLQNSRVGRAWEATREDEEAAELNGVPTFRFKLLAFAMGAFVGGLSGALYASRVGAINPDSFMIQLSMMFLAAVVIGGQGNRWGAIVGGVVVAYLPERFREFADFRIVVFGLLLLLLANFRPQGLLPPRRARRAQRADVATKELEGTEEGARA from the coding sequence ATGAGCACAGCGACCACTCCCGCCAAGCCCACGTTCGCCGAGCGTTGGACAGCGCTGCCGAAACCGGTCCAGATCGTGGTCTGGACCCTCATCGCGCTCTTCTTCTTCGTCCTGCCGCTGCTGAACCTGCCGATCATCTCCACCGAGGACGCCGAGTTCGGCGCCGTGCTGGCGACCGTGGCGAACTACGCACTGGTGGCCCTCGGGCTGAACATCGTGCTCGGGTACGCCGGTCTGCTGGACCTGGGGTACGTCGGCTTCTACGCCATCGGCGCCTACACCGTGGGCGTGTTCGGGTCCCTGCACGGGCAGGTCCCGTGGTTCGTGCTCATCGTCATGGCCGTGACGATCTCCACCGCCAGCGGTCTGCTGCTCGGTGCGCCGACGCTGCGGGTGCGCGGCGACTACCTGGCCATCGTCACGCTGGGGTTCGGGGAGATCATCCGGCTCACGGCGCTGAACACCGAGTGGCTCAACGGGGCCCGTGGCATCACCGGGATCCCGCGGCCGCCGTCCAGGGAACTGTTCGGGGTGCCCAGCCTGGTCTGGGACGGGGCCGTCGCGAAGGTCGACCTCGGGCAGGGAGCCCGTTCGATCTTCCTGAAGTTCGGTCTGCTGGACGCGGTCCCGTACTACTGGCTCGCGCTCATCGTCATCATCCTGGTGCTCATCGCCGACCGGCTGCTGCAGAACAGCCGCGTGGGACGGGCCTGGGAGGCGACCCGCGAGGACGAGGAGGCCGCTGAGCTCAACGGCGTGCCCACGTTCCGCTTCAAGCTGCTGGCCTTCGCCATGGGTGCGTTCGTCGGCGGGTTGTCGGGAGCCCTCTACGCCTCTCGCGTCGGGGCCATCAACCCGGACTCCTTCATGATCCAGCTGTCGATGATGTTCCTCGCAGCCGTCGTCATCGGCGGACAGGGAAACCGCTGGGGTGCCATCGTCGGCGGTGTCGTCGTGGCCTACCTGCCCGAGCGGTTCCGCGAGTTCGCCGACTTCCGCATCGTCGTCTTCGGCCTGCTCCTGCTGCTCCTGGCCAACTTCCGGCCGCAGGGCCTGCTGCCGCCGCGGCGAGCCCGGCGCGCCCAGCGCGCGGACGTGGCCACCAAGGAACTCGAGGGGACGGAGGAGGGCGCTCGTGCCTGA
- a CDS encoding class I SAM-dependent methyltransferase: protein MEDFAQPQPTVGRRGVSAAETVAAQRSWWDAEAAQYRREHGAFLGDDRTGSDLVWGPDGLREAEAVLLGDLDGATVLEVGAGAAQCARWVAGRGARVVATDLSLGMLREGLAPARAAGVPLAQCDARVLPFADASFDVVFTSYGALPFVADADRVLAEAARVLRPGGRFAASVPHPVRWAFPDVPGPEGLRATHSYFDRRAYVEADEHGTVTYAEHHRTVGDWVRLLVAAGFVVRDLVEPAWRSGDAEWGGWSRLRGELLPGTLVLVADRP, encoded by the coding sequence GTGGAGGACTTCGCGCAACCCCAGCCCACCGTCGGTCGCCGCGGCGTGAGTGCCGCTGAAACCGTTGCGGCGCAAAGGAGCTGGTGGGACGCCGAGGCGGCGCAGTACCGCCGCGAGCACGGCGCCTTCCTCGGCGACGACCGCACCGGGTCCGACCTCGTCTGGGGGCCGGACGGGCTGCGGGAGGCCGAGGCCGTGCTGCTCGGCGACCTCGACGGCGCCACCGTCCTGGAGGTCGGCGCCGGCGCCGCCCAGTGCGCCCGCTGGGTCGCCGGCCGCGGCGCGCGCGTCGTGGCGACCGACCTGTCGCTCGGCATGCTGCGCGAGGGACTGGCACCGGCCCGGGCCGCCGGGGTCCCGCTGGCGCAGTGCGACGCCCGCGTCCTGCCCTTCGCCGACGCGAGCTTCGACGTCGTCTTCACCTCCTACGGCGCCCTGCCCTTCGTCGCCGACGCCGACCGCGTCCTCGCCGAGGCGGCCCGCGTCCTGCGGCCCGGGGGCCGGTTCGCGGCCAGCGTCCCGCACCCGGTGCGCTGGGCCTTCCCCGACGTCCCCGGCCCCGAGGGGCTCAGAGCGACCCACTCCTACTTCGACCGCCGCGCCTACGTGGAGGCCGACGAGCACGGCACCGTGACCTACGCCGAGCACCACCGCACGGTCGGCGACTGGGTCCGGCTGCTGGTGGCCGCGGGGTTCGTGGTGCGCGACCTCGTCGAACCCGCGTGGCGCTCCGGGGACGCCGAGTGGGGCGGCTGGAGCCGCCTGCGCGGGGAGCTGCTGCCCGGCACGCTCGTGCTGGTCGCCGACCGCCCCTGA
- the polA gene encoding DNA polymerase I, producing MLLIDGHSMAYRAFFALPVGNFATTTGQPTNAVYGFTSMLINLLRDEDPTHFAVTFDVSRHSFRTDEYPEYKGTRTKSPDEFRGQVELVKEVLAALRVPVVEKEGYEADDVIATLTTQAVEQDFDVLVCTGDRDALQLVRPEVTVLYPVKGVSELARMTPEAVEEKYGVPPQRYPDLAALVGETSDNLPGVPGVGAKTAAKWIGLYDGLDGVIGNADLVKGKAGESLRAHLDSVIRNRRLNALVTDLSLGVTVPELVRRAWDREQVHTVFDGLEFRVLRDRLFATLESAEPEAEEGFGVDGAVLLAGEVAAWLTDHATGATGLHVQGEWGRGTGEVTGLALAGGDGVAAWIDPVTLEAADEQALAAWLADPDRPKVAHDVKGPSHALRARGWELAGVTFDTALAAYLCRPDQRSYDLADLAVRHLKRELRAEGSLPQAPADEQLTLDGGDGPVGGDLQARAEEGMVRALAISELAAVLATELDERGGTRLLAEVELPLVDVLARQERVGVAVDPELLADLEAHFADRVAQAQTLAYEVIGTEINLGSPKQLQTVLFEQLQMPKTKRTKTGWTTDADALAALFVKTEHPFLAHLLEHRDASRLRQTVEGLRKSVADDGRIHTTYQQMIAATGRLSSTDPNLQNIPIRTEEGRRIRQAFVVGPDGAGGGFECLLTADYSQIEMRIMAHLSGDEGLIAAFTSGEDLHRFVGSRVFGVAPAEVTSEMRAKIKAMSYGLAYGLSAFGLSNQLKISTEEARGLMDDYFERFGGVRDYLYGVVDEARRVGWTETILGRRRYLPDLASDNRQRREMAERMALNAPIQGSAADIIKVAMLDLDAGLRASGLRSRLLLQVHDELVLEVAAGEREELEALVRSTMGGAASLAVPLEVSVGVGRSWHEAGH from the coding sequence TTGCTGCTGATCGACGGGCACTCCATGGCCTACCGCGCGTTCTTCGCGCTGCCGGTCGGCAACTTCGCCACCACCACCGGCCAGCCCACCAACGCCGTGTACGGCTTCACGTCGATGCTCATCAACCTGCTGCGCGACGAGGACCCCACCCACTTCGCCGTCACCTTCGACGTCTCGCGGCACTCGTTCCGCACCGACGAGTACCCCGAGTACAAGGGCACCCGGACCAAGAGCCCCGACGAGTTCCGCGGCCAGGTCGAGCTCGTCAAGGAGGTCCTCGCCGCCCTGCGCGTGCCCGTGGTCGAGAAGGAGGGCTACGAGGCCGACGACGTCATCGCCACCCTCACCACCCAGGCCGTCGAGCAGGACTTCGACGTGCTCGTCTGCACCGGCGACCGCGACGCCCTGCAGCTCGTGCGCCCCGAGGTCACCGTCCTGTACCCCGTCAAGGGGGTCTCGGAGCTGGCCCGCATGACGCCCGAGGCCGTGGAGGAGAAGTACGGCGTCCCGCCCCAGCGCTACCCCGACCTCGCCGCCCTCGTCGGGGAGACCTCCGACAACCTGCCCGGTGTCCCCGGCGTCGGCGCCAAGACCGCGGCCAAGTGGATCGGCCTGTACGACGGTCTCGACGGCGTCATCGGCAACGCCGACCTCGTCAAGGGCAAGGCGGGGGAGAGCCTGCGCGCCCACCTCGACTCCGTCATCCGCAACCGCCGCCTCAACGCCCTCGTCACCGACCTCAGCCTCGGGGTGACCGTCCCCGAGCTGGTCCGGCGCGCCTGGGACCGCGAACAGGTCCACACCGTCTTCGACGGCCTGGAGTTCCGCGTCCTGCGCGACCGCCTGTTCGCCACCCTGGAGTCCGCCGAACCCGAGGCCGAGGAGGGCTTCGGCGTCGACGGCGCCGTCCTGCTCGCCGGAGAGGTCGCTGCGTGGCTCACCGACCACGCCACCGGGGCCACCGGCCTGCACGTGCAGGGCGAGTGGGGCCGCGGCACGGGGGAGGTCACGGGCCTGGCGCTCGCGGGCGGCGACGGCGTCGCCGCGTGGATCGACCCGGTGACCCTCGAGGCGGCCGACGAGCAGGCCCTGGCCGCCTGGCTGGCCGACCCGGACCGGCCCAAGGTCGCGCACGACGTCAAGGGCCCCTCGCACGCCCTGCGCGCCCGCGGCTGGGAGCTGGCCGGGGTCACCTTCGACACCGCCCTGGCCGCCTACCTGTGCCGGCCCGACCAGCGCAGCTACGACCTGGCCGACCTCGCCGTGCGCCACCTCAAGCGCGAGCTGCGCGCCGAGGGGTCCCTGCCGCAGGCCCCCGCCGACGAGCAGCTGACCCTCGACGGCGGCGACGGTCCCGTGGGCGGGGACCTGCAGGCGCGCGCGGAGGAGGGCATGGTCCGGGCGCTGGCGATCTCCGAGCTGGCCGCGGTCCTGGCCACCGAGCTCGACGAGCGCGGCGGGACGCGGCTGCTGGCCGAGGTCGAGCTGCCGCTGGTGGACGTCCTGGCCCGCCAGGAACGGGTCGGCGTCGCCGTCGACCCCGAGCTGCTGGCCGACCTCGAGGCGCACTTCGCCGACCGCGTCGCCCAGGCGCAGACCCTCGCCTACGAGGTCATCGGGACCGAGATCAACCTGGGCTCGCCCAAGCAGCTGCAGACCGTGCTGTTCGAGCAGCTGCAGATGCCCAAGACCAAGCGCACCAAGACCGGGTGGACGACCGACGCCGACGCCCTCGCGGCCCTGTTCGTCAAGACCGAGCACCCCTTCCTGGCCCACCTGCTCGAGCACCGCGACGCCTCGCGGCTGCGGCAGACGGTCGAGGGGCTGCGCAAGTCCGTGGCCGACGACGGCCGCATCCACACGACGTACCAGCAGATGATCGCGGCGACCGGGCGCCTGAGCTCGACCGACCCGAACCTGCAGAACATCCCCATCCGCACCGAGGAGGGGCGCCGCATCCGGCAGGCCTTCGTCGTCGGGCCGGACGGGGCCGGGGGCGGGTTCGAGTGCCTGCTGACGGCCGACTACTCGCAGATCGAGATGCGGATCATGGCGCACCTGTCGGGCGACGAGGGCCTCATCGCGGCCTTCACCTCGGGGGAGGACCTGCACCGCTTCGTCGGCAGCCGCGTCTTCGGGGTCGCCCCGGCCGAGGTGACGTCCGAGATGCGCGCCAAGATCAAGGCGATGTCCTACGGCCTGGCGTACGGGCTGTCCGCGTTCGGCCTGTCGAACCAGCTGAAGATCTCCACCGAGGAGGCCAGGGGCCTCATGGACGACTACTTCGAGCGGTTCGGCGGCGTGCGCGACTACCTGTACGGCGTCGTCGACGAGGCCCGCCGGGTGGGCTGGACCGAGACCATCCTGGGGCGGCGGCGCTACCTGCCGGACCTGGCCAGCGACAACCGGCAGCGCCGGGAGATGGCCGAGCGCATGGCGCTGAACGCCCCCATCCAGGGCTCGGCCGCCGACATCATCAAGGTGGCCATGCTCGACCTCGACGCCGGGCTGCGCGCCAGCGGGCTGCGCTCGCGGCTGCTGCTGCAGGTGCACGACGAGCTCGTCCTCGAGGTGGCCGCCGGCGAGCGCGAGGAGCTCGAGGCGCTCGTGCGCTCGACCATGGGCGGGGCCGCCTCGCTGGCGGTGCCGCTGGAGGTGTCGGTGGGCGTCGGGCGCAGCTGGCACGAAGCGGGGCACTGA
- a CDS encoding GGDEF domain-containing protein — protein sequence MTPAAATAVVAAMRVNQQSQVFALDVGGAVVDVPASLALPAERAVVPPAHRVTIAHFVDPRDLEQVLRLWETALADGVGTGVVRAPGTTEQFALAVADARSEHGCLLASLTPLGVAAPDRLAGRTVTKVAGELRPRTATLTKSPQALITAVSPRAEALLGFPADALLGHRSTEFLHPDDITTSLDAWMEMLATGTAYRSRVRHRRPDGGWLWIEVLHQPVPGPDGSVVVHADVTDISTEMAALEELRRREQLFRRTLEALPVGLLRLDVTGRVVQVNARFGALLGSAPDLPAGAGLGERLSGCGPDCRRRVLDAVDACLDGGGDGRVQVCVGGDEWSGGQHCSIDVTRLGDDDGEPGVVLVVQDVTEAVRSQRLLARRATTDALTGCLNRSAALAALEADLAADPGPERSPAVVFLDLDGFKGVNDRLGHAVGDGLLVRAGAILRETVAGWAGGADVCRLGGDEFLVVLHRSPDERSVQSLAEELCARLRTGLEAGADLAGHHPLPVGASAGAARAVPGDTTGTLVARADAAMYVAKRAGRRADWSDPAR from the coding sequence GTGACCCCCGCCGCAGCCACCGCCGTCGTCGCGGCCATGCGGGTCAACCAGCAGTCGCAGGTCTTCGCCCTCGACGTGGGCGGCGCCGTGGTGGACGTGCCCGCGTCCCTGGCGCTGCCCGCCGAGCGCGCGGTCGTGCCGCCCGCCCACCGCGTCACGATCGCCCACTTCGTCGACCCCCGTGACCTCGAGCAGGTCCTGCGCCTGTGGGAGACCGCGCTGGCCGACGGCGTGGGCACCGGCGTCGTCCGGGCCCCCGGCACCACCGAGCAGTTCGCCCTCGCCGTCGCCGACGCCCGTTCCGAGCACGGCTGCCTGCTGGCCTCTCTGACCCCGCTGGGCGTGGCCGCCCCCGACCGCCTCGCCGGCCGCACCGTCACGAAGGTCGCCGGCGAGCTGCGCCCGCGGACCGCGACCCTCACCAAGAGCCCCCAGGCCCTCATCACCGCCGTCTCCCCGCGCGCCGAGGCCCTGCTGGGCTTCCCCGCCGACGCCCTGCTCGGACACCGCTCCACCGAGTTCCTGCACCCCGACGACATCACCACCTCCCTGGACGCCTGGATGGAGATGCTCGCGACGGGTACCGCCTACCGCTCGCGCGTGCGCCACCGCCGCCCCGACGGCGGATGGCTGTGGATCGAGGTCCTGCACCAGCCGGTCCCCGGACCCGACGGCTCCGTCGTCGTCCACGCCGATGTCACCGACATCAGCACCGAGATGGCGGCCCTGGAGGAGCTGCGACGGCGCGAGCAGCTGTTCCGGCGCACCCTCGAAGCGCTGCCCGTCGGCCTGCTGCGGCTCGACGTCACCGGCCGCGTCGTGCAGGTCAACGCCCGCTTCGGCGCGCTGCTGGGCTCGGCCCCCGACCTGCCCGCCGGCGCCGGGCTCGGTGAACGGCTCAGCGGGTGCGGGCCGGACTGCCGGCGTCGCGTCCTGGACGCCGTCGACGCCTGCCTGGACGGCGGCGGCGACGGCCGCGTCCAGGTCTGCGTCGGCGGCGACGAGTGGTCCGGCGGCCAGCACTGCTCCATCGACGTCACCCGGCTCGGCGACGACGACGGCGAACCCGGCGTCGTCCTCGTCGTGCAGGACGTCACCGAGGCCGTCCGCTCCCAGCGGCTCCTGGCCCGCCGGGCCACCACCGACGCCCTCACCGGCTGCCTGAACCGCTCCGCGGCCCTGGCCGCCCTCGAGGCCGACCTGGCCGCCGACCCGGGACCGGAGCGCTCGCCCGCCGTCGTCTTCCTGGACCTCGACGGGTTCAAGGGCGTCAACGACCGGCTCGGGCACGCCGTCGGGGACGGCCTGCTCGTCAGGGCCGGCGCGATCCTGCGCGAGACCGTCGCCGGCTGGGCCGGCGGCGCCGACGTCTGCCGCCTCGGCGGCGACGAGTTCCTCGTCGTGCTGCACCGCAGCCCCGACGAGCGGTCCGTGCAGTCCCTGGCCGAGGAGCTGTGCGCCCGGCTGCGCACGGGCCTGGAGGCCGGCGCCGACCTCGCCGGTCACCACCCGCTGCCCGTCGGCGCCAGCGCCGGAGCGGCCCGCGCGGTGCCCGGCGACACGACCGGCACCCTCGTGGCCCGCGCCGACGCGGCCATGTACGTCGCCAAGCGGGCCGGGCGCCGGGCCGACTGGAGCGACCCGGCGCGCTGA